A DNA window from Streptomyces sp. 71268 contains the following coding sequences:
- a CDS encoding GTP-binding protein, with protein sequence MTTLNIGILAHVDAGKTSLTERLLFDAGSIDRLGSVDAGDTQTDTGAIERQRGITVRTAVAPFLVGDRQVNVIDTPGHPDFIAEVERALAVLDGAVLVLSAVEGVQPQTRVLMRTLRALRLPTLVFVNKIDRTGAREGGLLADIRRKLSPRVVALSEVRDAGSRRARAVPRALESAAVATELAEVLAEHDEGLLARLVDGDEPPSADEVRAALVAQTAAGLAHPLYFGSALTGQGVAALVEGVVGLLPTAPEPRAGEAARGTVFAIERDAGGEKVCYVRMRAGSPRRGQRVSLRRVGPDGGVVERAGRISALEVVRAAPKQPGAAGRGRGGGAYAMGGGDIARVWGLAEARVGDQLGDPATTGTGEPPVAAFRFPPPTLEAVAVPRESGQGPRLHAALTALADQDPLIGARTVPGQGTAVLLYGEVQKEVIAATLSREFGVEAEFEPSRVRCLERPVGRAEAYEGMGDREETLFWASVGLRVEPGEPGSGVSYRLGVELGSLPLAFHRAVESAVRDTLEQGVHGWPVTDCVVTLYRCGFNSVLSTAADFRGLTPLVLMRAVAGAGCRVYEPYHAFELELPRADLPAVLALLAARGAEVVESGPDTTVTGGAGTDAAGAGAWRVRGALPARAVDAVQRRLPGLTGGEVVWWSRPSGDRAVTGAVPRRARTDGDPLDRAAYLRHLSLRER encoded by the coding sequence ATGACTACCCTGAACATCGGCATCCTGGCCCACGTTGACGCGGGCAAGACCAGTCTGACCGAGCGGCTGCTGTTCGACGCCGGCAGCATCGACCGGCTCGGCAGCGTGGACGCCGGGGACACCCAGACCGACACCGGCGCCATCGAGCGCCAGCGCGGCATCACCGTACGGACGGCCGTCGCGCCCTTCCTGGTGGGCGACCGCCAGGTGAACGTGATCGACACCCCGGGGCACCCGGACTTCATCGCCGAGGTGGAGCGGGCGCTCGCGGTGCTCGACGGGGCGGTGCTCGTGCTCTCCGCGGTGGAGGGCGTGCAGCCGCAGACCCGGGTCCTGATGCGGACGCTGCGCGCGCTCCGCCTGCCCACCCTGGTGTTCGTCAACAAGATCGACCGTACCGGCGCGCGCGAGGGCGGGTTGCTCGCGGACATCCGCCGCAAGCTGTCGCCACGGGTCGTGGCGTTGAGCGAGGTGCGGGACGCGGGGAGCCGGCGGGCCCGTGCCGTGCCGCGTGCGCTGGAGTCGGCCGCCGTCGCGACGGAGCTGGCCGAGGTACTGGCCGAGCACGACGAGGGGCTGCTGGCGCGGCTGGTGGACGGCGATGAGCCGCCGTCGGCTGACGAGGTGCGCGCGGCGCTGGTCGCGCAGACGGCCGCCGGTCTGGCGCACCCGCTCTACTTCGGCTCGGCGCTGACCGGGCAGGGCGTGGCCGCGCTGGTCGAGGGCGTCGTGGGGCTGCTGCCGACAGCGCCCGAGCCGCGGGCCGGGGAGGCGGCGCGGGGCACGGTCTTCGCCATCGAGCGCGACGCGGGCGGCGAGAAGGTGTGTTACGTACGGATGCGCGCCGGGTCACCTCGGCGCGGTCAGCGGGTGAGCCTGCGCCGCGTCGGCCCGGACGGCGGAGTCGTCGAACGGGCCGGCCGCATCTCCGCGTTGGAGGTCGTCAGGGCGGCGCCCAAGCAGCCCGGGGCGGCCGGGCGGGGCCGGGGCGGCGGGGCGTACGCCATGGGCGGTGGTGACATCGCGCGGGTGTGGGGGCTGGCCGAGGCGCGGGTGGGCGATCAGCTCGGGGACCCCGCCACGACGGGCACGGGCGAACCGCCGGTGGCCGCCTTCCGGTTTCCGCCACCGACCCTGGAGGCGGTGGCCGTGCCGCGCGAGTCGGGGCAGGGCCCCCGGCTGCACGCCGCGCTGACGGCCCTCGCCGACCAGGACCCGTTGATCGGCGCGCGCACCGTGCCGGGCCAGGGCACGGCGGTGCTGCTCTACGGGGAGGTGCAGAAGGAGGTCATCGCGGCGACGCTCAGCCGCGAGTTCGGCGTCGAGGCCGAGTTCGAGCCGAGCCGGGTGCGCTGCCTGGAGCGGCCGGTGGGCCGGGCGGAGGCGTACGAGGGGATGGGCGACCGCGAGGAGACGCTGTTCTGGGCGTCCGTCGGGCTGCGCGTGGAGCCCGGGGAGCCGGGGTCAGGCGTGAGCTACCGCCTCGGGGTGGAGCTGGGCTCGCTGCCGCTGGCCTTCCACCGCGCGGTGGAGTCGGCCGTGCGGGACACCCTGGAGCAGGGGGTGCACGGGTGGCCGGTGACCGACTGCGTGGTCACGTTGTACCGGTGCGGCTTCAACAGCGTGCTGAGCACGGCCGCCGACTTCCGCGGGCTGACGCCGTTGGTGCTGATGCGGGCCGTCGCCGGGGCGGGCTGCCGGGTCTACGAGCCGTACCACGCCTTCGAGTTGGAGCTGCCACGGGCGGATCTGCCGGCGGTGTTGGCCCTGCTCGCGGCGCGGGGCGCCGAGGTCGTGGAGTCGGGGCCCGACACCACGGTCACCGGCGGCGCGGGGACGGACGCGGCGGGGGCCGGGGCGTGGCGCGTGCGCGGGGCGTTGCCCGCGCGGGCGGTGGACGCGGTCCAGCGGCGGCTGCCGGGGCTGACGGGCGGCGAGGTGGTGTGGTGGTCGCGCCCGTCCGGCGACCGGGCGGTGACCGGGGCGGTACCGCGCCGCGCGCGTACGGACGGCGATCCGCTGGACCGCGCCGCGTACCTGCGGCACCTGTCGCTGCGCGAGCGGTAG
- a CDS encoding GNAT family N-acetyltransferase, with amino-acid sequence MTTHQPLHPTPPSATHPSTPAPLTPAATAEVAPPTPAITLTTPTAPTTPAPSERLVVTVCRDPEQFGALADAWDGLYRRCAAATPFQSHAWLHSWWLSYGQRGRLRLVLVHREASATPEPPQSPEQVHASAAPAGTPAAPARELVGAAPLMLRYRPLPTLFPLGLDISDFCDFLLDDRCPRAADALATGLRHLARTALVELREVRPGAAAERVVERWRGPVRRRADSVCLELPGVPMDDLLRRLSGASARNARRKLRRVDELGITHRAVAEHEVPGAVATMLALHGQQWQGRGVTPEHLRPRFAEHLARATRQLVRTGDAALTEYRLGDLVLVSEVTLFSRHLAGGYLYGAHPEARAKVDIATMLLRQDAARATATGRRVLSLLRGDEPYKRHWRPETVVNRRLLLARRRLAPALWLRAGHLTARGALANLARTRLPVLLAWRSRLRARRTGGTPR; translated from the coding sequence ATGACCACCCACCAGCCGCTCCACCCGACGCCACCCTCCGCCACCCACCCATCAACACCAGCCCCCCTGACACCGGCGGCCACGGCGGAAGTCGCCCCACCCACCCCGGCCATCACACTCACCACCCCGACAGCACCCACCACCCCCGCGCCGTCCGAGCGGCTCGTCGTCACCGTCTGCCGCGACCCGGAGCAGTTCGGGGCGTTGGCCGACGCGTGGGACGGCCTGTACCGACGGTGCGCCGCCGCCACCCCGTTCCAGAGCCACGCCTGGCTCCACTCCTGGTGGCTCTCGTACGGCCAACGCGGCCGGCTGCGCCTAGTGCTGGTCCACCGCGAGGCGTCAGCGACGCCCGAGCCGCCGCAGTCGCCCGAGCAGGTCCACGCCTCCGCCGCCCCCGCTGGTACGCCCGCCGCGCCGGCCCGGGAACTCGTGGGCGCGGCGCCGCTGATGCTCCGCTACCGCCCGCTGCCCACGCTGTTCCCGCTCGGGCTCGACATCTCCGACTTCTGCGATTTCCTCCTCGACGACCGCTGTCCCCGGGCCGCCGACGCGCTCGCCACCGGGCTGCGCCACCTGGCCCGCACCGCGCTGGTCGAGCTTCGCGAGGTGCGGCCCGGGGCGGCCGCCGAGCGCGTGGTCGAACGCTGGCGTGGCCCGGTGCGCCGGCGCGCCGACTCCGTGTGTCTGGAACTGCCCGGCGTACCCATGGACGACCTGTTGCGCAGGCTCTCCGGCGCCAGCGCGCGCAACGCGCGCCGCAAACTGCGCCGGGTCGACGAACTCGGCATCACCCACCGCGCCGTGGCCGAACACGAGGTGCCCGGAGCCGTGGCCACCATGCTCGCCCTGCACGGCCAGCAGTGGCAGGGGCGCGGCGTCACCCCCGAGCACCTGCGGCCCCGCTTCGCGGAACACCTCGCCCGCGCCACCCGCCAGCTGGTGCGCACCGGCGACGCGGCCCTGACCGAGTACCGGCTCGGCGACCTGGTCCTGGTCAGCGAGGTCACGCTGTTCTCCCGCCACCTGGCGGGCGGCTACCTCTACGGGGCGCACCCCGAGGCCCGCGCCAAGGTGGACATCGCCACCATGCTGCTGCGCCAGGACGCCGCCCGCGCCACCGCCACCGGCCGCCGCGTGCTCAGCCTGCTGCGCGGCGACGAGCCGTACAAGCGGCACTGGCGGCCGGAGACCGTCGTCAACCGGCGCCTGCTGCTGGCCCGTCGCCGCCTCGCCCCGGCGCTGTGGCTGCGCGCCGGCCACCTGACGGCGCGCGGCGCGCTCGCGAACCTCGCCCGCACCAGGCTGCCGGTCCTGCTCGCCTGGCGGTCGCGCCTACGCGCCCGCCGCACCGGCGGCACGCCGCGCTGA
- a CDS encoding glycosyl hydrolase produces MVIRRRRTASAIGATAVGAAVLLAGLVTGNNGGGGAASSPPSPATAAHRQAASEPPAPAPATPSRPAATTTARGGSGAAAPMGAFLGSGPEALRRMTEFQRWLGGPTLRVGHTYLPGDLWSNIEGRPEFLRPWTEWRRADPARLLVLNVPMLERNEAGVPDHEVRALLRRGADGAFDRHFRTLARRLVRLGAPDTVIVLGWEMNGVTYTGRCAPDPPAWRAYWRRVVTAMRAVPGQRLRFDFAPSRGEDAIGWTACYPGDDVVDILGMDSYDQPPGEDFADYVNQPYGLRHQVEFAAAHGKPISYPEWGLFRNGDNPAFVRGMLEWMAAHPPVYQTITDYCPHGVWECGRSPKSTEAFRRELAAAAAHPDTDTDTDPGSDPDADSDPGPDADADADAD; encoded by the coding sequence ATGGTCATCCGACGTCGGAGGACGGCGAGCGCCATCGGGGCCACCGCCGTCGGCGCCGCCGTACTGCTCGCCGGCCTGGTCACGGGGAACAACGGCGGTGGCGGTGCCGCGAGTTCGCCCCCCTCCCCCGCCACCGCCGCGCACCGGCAGGCGGCGAGCGAGCCGCCCGCGCCGGCGCCCGCCACCCCGTCGCGGCCGGCCGCCACCACGACCGCGCGGGGCGGCTCGGGAGCCGCGGCTCCCATGGGCGCCTTCCTCGGCTCAGGCCCGGAGGCGTTGCGGCGGATGACTGAATTCCAGCGGTGGCTGGGCGGGCCGACGCTGCGCGTCGGGCACACGTACCTCCCCGGCGACCTGTGGTCCAACATCGAGGGGCGGCCGGAGTTCCTGCGGCCCTGGACCGAGTGGCGGCGGGCCGACCCCGCGCGCCTCCTCGTGCTCAACGTGCCGATGCTGGAGCGCAACGAGGCGGGCGTGCCCGACCACGAGGTGCGGGCGCTGTTGCGGCGGGGCGCCGACGGCGCGTTCGACCGGCACTTCCGCACGCTGGCGCGGCGCCTGGTGCGACTGGGGGCGCCCGACACGGTCATCGTGCTCGGCTGGGAGATGAACGGCGTGACGTACACCGGCCGGTGCGCGCCCGATCCGCCGGCGTGGCGGGCGTACTGGCGGCGCGTCGTCACCGCGATGCGCGCCGTGCCCGGGCAGCGGCTGCGCTTCGACTTCGCGCCCAGCCGAGGGGAGGACGCCATCGGGTGGACCGCCTGCTACCCCGGCGACGACGTGGTGGACATCCTCGGCATGGACTCCTACGACCAGCCCCCGGGTGAGGACTTCGCGGACTACGTGAACCAGCCGTACGGGCTGCGCCACCAGGTCGAGTTCGCCGCGGCGCACGGCAAGCCGATCTCGTACCCGGAGTGGGGACTCTTCCGCAACGGTGACAACCCGGCGTTCGTGCGGGGGATGTTGGAGTGGATGGCGGCGCACCCGCCCGTCTACCAGACCATCACGGACTACTGCCCGCACGGGGTCTGGGAGTGCGGCCGGAGCCCGAAGTCGACGGAGGCGTTCCGGCGGGAGCTGGCCGCCGCGGCGGCACACCCGGACACGGACACGGACACGGACCCAGGCTCGGACCCAGACGCGGATTCGGACCCGGGCCCGGACGCGGACGCGGACGCGGACGCGGACTGA
- a CDS encoding M20/M25/M40 family metallo-hydrolase, producing MSESNPVATGSTTVTGENEVVDLCRDLIRIDTSNYGDHSGPGERAAAEYVAEKLAEVGLEPQIFESHPGRASTVARIEGEDPSRPALLIHGHTDVVPANAADWTHDPFSGEIADGCVWGRGAVDMKDMDAMTLAVVRDRLRTGRKPPRDIVLAFLADEEAGGTYGARYLVDKHPGLFEGVNEAISEVGGFSLTVNENLRLYLVETAQKGMHWMKLTVDGTAGHGSMIHKDNAITELSEAVARLGRHEFPVRVTKTVRSFLDELSDALGVPLDPEDMDATLEKLGSLAKIIGATLRNTANPTMLGSGYKVNVIPGQATAHVDGRFLPGFEEEFLADLDRILGPRVKREDVHADKALETTFDGALVEAMQTALRAEDPIARAVPYCLSAGTDAKSFDDLGIRGFGFAPLKLPPELDFAGMFHGVDERVPVDGLKFGVRVLDRFIDAC from the coding sequence GTGAGCGAGTCGAACCCGGTGGCGACCGGTTCCACCACCGTCACCGGTGAGAACGAGGTCGTCGACCTGTGCCGGGACCTGATCCGCATCGATACCAGCAACTACGGCGACCACTCCGGACCCGGTGAGCGCGCCGCCGCCGAGTACGTAGCGGAGAAGCTCGCCGAGGTCGGCCTGGAGCCCCAGATCTTCGAGTCGCACCCGGGGCGGGCCTCCACCGTCGCGCGCATCGAGGGCGAGGACCCCTCGCGCCCCGCGCTGCTGATCCACGGGCACACCGACGTCGTCCCGGCCAACGCCGCCGACTGGACGCACGACCCCTTCTCCGGGGAGATCGCGGACGGCTGCGTCTGGGGTCGCGGCGCCGTGGACATGAAGGACATGGACGCGATGACCCTCGCGGTCGTGCGCGACCGGCTGCGCACCGGGCGCAAGCCCCCGCGCGACATCGTCCTCGCCTTCCTCGCGGACGAGGAGGCGGGCGGTACGTACGGGGCGCGCTACCTGGTGGACAAGCACCCCGGCCTCTTCGAGGGCGTCAACGAGGCGATCAGCGAGGTCGGCGGCTTCTCGCTGACCGTCAACGAGAACCTGCGGCTCTACCTGGTGGAGACGGCCCAGAAGGGCATGCACTGGATGAAGCTCACCGTGGACGGCACGGCGGGCCACGGTTCGATGATCCACAAGGACAACGCGATCACCGAGCTGAGCGAGGCGGTGGCCCGGCTGGGCCGGCACGAGTTCCCGGTACGGGTCACCAAGACCGTCCGCTCCTTCCTGGACGAGCTCTCCGACGCCCTCGGCGTACCGCTCGACCCCGAGGACATGGACGCCACGCTGGAGAAGCTCGGCAGCCTCGCGAAGATCATCGGGGCGACGCTGCGGAACACCGCCAACCCGACCATGCTCGGCTCCGGGTACAAGGTCAACGTGATCCCCGGGCAGGCCACCGCGCACGTGGACGGCCGCTTCCTGCCGGGGTTCGAGGAGGAGTTCCTCGCCGACCTCGACCGCATTTTGGGGCCGCGGGTCAAGCGCGAGGACGTGCACGCGGACAAGGCCCTGGAGACCACCTTCGACGGGGCGCTGGTCGAGGCCATGCAGACCGCGCTGCGCGCCGAGGACCCCATCGCACGGGCCGTGCCCTACTGCCTGTCGGCCGGCACGGACGCCAAGTCCTTCGACGACCTGGGCATCCGTGGCTTCGGCTTCGCGCCGCTCAAGCTCCCGCCGGAGCTGGACTTCGCCGGCATGTTCCACGGCGTGGACGAGCGGGTTCCGGTGGACGGGCTCAAGTTCGGGGTCCGAGTGCTCGACCGGTTCATCGACGCCTGCTGA
- a CDS encoding glycosyltransferase, whose protein sequence is MRTLHVITGLGAGGAEQQLRLLLRHLPVHSDVIALTHADAVARGLRADGVRVLDLGMRGNRDLTALPRLTRAIRAGRYDLVHTHLYRACVYGRIAARLAGVRTVLATEHSLGHTHIEGRPLTAGTRALYLATERLGSATVAVSGTIADRLRDWGVPSERVHTVPNGIDAARFRHDPAARAAARARLGIPHDAYVAGGVGRLVPGKRFDAAVRAVAALPDVHLLLVGDGPERAALARLARMMGVADRVHLVGERDGAVAPSAPARGTAPRGDTYGHTHGDAHGGTAGDPEGGRAAEIPALLAAMDVCVSPSTEEAFGLAVLEALAAGLPVIHVTCPAIDELPLADAPGAQRVGPSTPELTAALRAHAARGAQRLPVPPAVRRYAIERTADQLMSLYARLHAAATDPHAPPPAAPTHPPYPAPAPGRGARQRPWPARGTTPGGPPRTTDHHDLKDAKR, encoded by the coding sequence ATGAGAACGCTGCACGTCATCACCGGCCTCGGAGCCGGCGGCGCCGAGCAGCAGTTGCGCCTGCTGTTGCGTCACCTGCCGGTGCACAGCGACGTCATCGCCCTCACCCACGCGGACGCGGTGGCGCGCGGCCTGCGCGCCGACGGCGTGCGCGTCCTGGACCTCGGCATGCGCGGCAACCGCGACCTGACCGCACTGCCCCGGCTGACCCGCGCCATCCGCGCGGGCCGCTACGACCTCGTCCACACCCACCTCTACCGCGCCTGCGTCTACGGGCGGATCGCCGCCCGGCTCGCCGGCGTACGGACCGTGCTGGCCACCGAGCACTCCCTCGGCCACACCCACATCGAGGGCCGCCCGCTGACCGCCGGCACCCGCGCCCTCTACCTGGCCACCGAGCGCCTGGGCAGCGCCACCGTCGCCGTCTCCGGCACCATCGCGGACCGGCTCCGGGACTGGGGCGTGCCCAGCGAGCGGGTGCACACCGTCCCCAACGGCATCGACGCGGCGCGCTTCCGCCACGACCCCGCCGCCCGGGCCGCCGCGCGCGCCCGGCTCGGCATCCCGCACGACGCCTACGTGGCCGGGGGAGTGGGGCGCCTGGTGCCGGGCAAGCGGTTCGACGCGGCGGTACGCGCGGTCGCCGCGCTGCCGGACGTCCACCTGCTGCTCGTCGGCGACGGCCCGGAACGCGCCGCGCTGGCCCGCCTGGCCCGCATGATGGGCGTGGCCGACCGGGTCCACCTGGTCGGCGAACGCGACGGCGCCGTCGCCCCCTCCGCCCCCGCGCGCGGGACAGCCCCGCGCGGGGACACGTACGGGCACACGCACGGGGACGCCCACGGGGGCACGGCGGGCGATCCGGAGGGAGGCCGGGCGGCGGAGATCCCGGCGCTGCTCGCCGCGATGGACGTGTGCGTCTCACCCTCCACGGAGGAGGCGTTCGGCCTCGCGGTGCTTGAGGCACTGGCCGCCGGGTTGCCCGTCATCCACGTCACCTGCCCGGCCATCGACGAACTCCCGCTCGCCGACGCGCCCGGCGCCCAGCGCGTCGGCCCCAGCACCCCCGAACTCACCGCCGCCCTGCGGGCGCACGCCGCCAGGGGAGCACAGCGCCTCCCCGTCCCGCCCGCCGTACGCCGCTACGCCATCGAGCGCACCGCCGACCAGCTCATGTCCCTCTACGCCCGCCTGCACGCCGCCGCGACCGACCCCCACGCCCCGCCGCCTGCCGCCCCGACCCACCCTCCGTACCCGGCCCCGGCCCCCGGGCGCGGCGCGCGGCAGCGACCGTGGCCCGCGCGCGGCACCACCCCGGGCGGGCCCCCACGCACGACGGACCACCACGACCTCAAGGACGCCAAGAGGTGA
- the chpH gene encoding chaplin ChpH — protein sequence MIKKVVAAAAATGGLLLAGAGVAAADSGAQGAAVGSPGVVSGNNVQVPVHVPVNVCGNTISVIGLLNPAVGNTCINK from the coding sequence ATGATCAAGAAGGTCGTCGCTGCTGCGGCTGCCACTGGTGGTCTGCTGCTCGCCGGCGCGGGCGTTGCCGCCGCCGACTCGGGCGCCCAGGGTGCCGCTGTGGGCTCCCCCGGCGTGGTGTCGGGCAACAACGTCCAGGTGCCTGTCCACGTGCCGGTGAACGTGTGCGGCAACACGATCTCCGTGATCGGGCTGCTGAACCCCGCCGTGGGCAACACCTGCATCAACAAGTGA
- a CDS encoding LysR family transcriptional regulator yields the protein MDLEAVRTFVAVAAAGQFQEAAAELSVTQQAVSKRVATLEKGLGVRLFTRTARGARLTVDGQAFLPHARELLRVAERADASVRPGRRALRVDVVNRRIVTAGLLQDFYRTRPAFALDVVTLDADVEGAIAAVEAGTIDATFHAVPPRQQLPDAVRSAQLIHEPHQLLVGPRHPLAGARAVTPGQLVGRRIRMPGLDARGEVATYYDELSAAFGITIDVVGPVFGNETLLAEIAGSADLSTLVGEGSRYLWPDSYDLRRIPIRDPAPLYPLSLIWRADNPHPGLGELRGYLHSRRTHPPDAHVWLPTWGAPAARRP from the coding sequence GTGGACCTCGAAGCCGTACGTACCTTCGTCGCCGTCGCGGCGGCGGGCCAGTTCCAGGAAGCCGCCGCCGAGCTGTCGGTCACCCAGCAGGCCGTCTCCAAGCGCGTCGCCACGCTGGAGAAGGGGCTCGGCGTGCGCCTGTTCACGCGCACCGCGCGCGGGGCCCGGCTCACCGTCGACGGCCAGGCGTTCCTGCCGCACGCCCGCGAGCTGCTCCGGGTGGCGGAGCGGGCCGACGCGTCCGTGCGGCCGGGGCGGCGGGCGCTACGGGTCGACGTGGTCAACCGGCGGATCGTGACCGCCGGGCTGCTCCAGGACTTCTACCGCACGCGGCCGGCGTTCGCCCTGGACGTGGTGACCCTGGACGCCGACGTGGAGGGCGCGATCGCCGCCGTCGAGGCGGGGACCATCGACGCCACGTTCCACGCGGTCCCGCCCCGGCAGCAGCTGCCGGACGCCGTCAGGTCGGCCCAACTGATCCACGAGCCGCACCAGTTGCTCGTCGGGCCGCGGCACCCGCTGGCCGGTGCCCGGGCCGTCACGCCCGGGCAACTCGTCGGGCGGCGCATCCGGATGCCGGGCCTCGACGCCCGTGGCGAGGTGGCCACCTACTACGACGAGCTGTCCGCCGCCTTCGGCATCACGATCGACGTGGTGGGGCCGGTCTTCGGGAACGAGACGCTGCTCGCGGAGATCGCCGGCTCGGCGGACCTGTCGACCCTGGTCGGCGAGGGCTCGCGGTACCTGTGGCCGGACAGCTACGACCTGCGGCGGATTCCCATACGCGACCCCGCGCCGCTCTATCCACTGTCCCTGATCTGGCGCGCCGACAACCCGCACCCCGGGCTCGGCGAACTGCGCGGCTACCTCCACTCCAGGCGGACGCACCCGCCCGACGCCCACGTCTGGCTCCCGACCTGGGGCGCGCCGGCGGCCCGGCGGCCGTAA
- a CDS encoding MFS transporter, producing MSHPVGASLALAAVLHLLWVLLIANSGGDLAAQDAWATFATEHPGYAYNFAWFGGMHPVSYSVISPYLMAGIGVRTTMVIAGTLSAGLIALLLVRSRAVRRPMLPALYGAVALTFNAASGRVTFGLGLMFGLAAVAVVFAWPRRWRSARWTHRLARGGTAALMSALATMASPVAGLYVGIVAAALWLTKRRMAAYALGVTPSVVVALSAWLFPFSGTMPMNFSSTFVPFLSAAAAYFFAPKQWRTVRVAALLYGLAVVLVWAIPSQIGSNITRFGMIFGGVVLLAMVPPFAMPRLSLSRALSRKWAALTVAIAVVTIGQASQSTADVIKTTPSQSWSRELRPLLDQLDRAGAERGRVEVIPARSHVESSTIAPHYNLARGWNRQADKGRNPIFYEEGRLTPDSYRAWLGRWAVHFVVLPTKDRLDGAGEEEAELVAAGQPYLDEVWSDANWKLYRVKDPTPLAEGAATVKRAAAEELTIEVAKPGPVLLRVPYSPWLGLIDGEGENVEPPRAGADGAPPVNVQGCLTKEVQETPEGEPEDEWTVLHAPSPGTYHIGGRYKFPRGTACPDGLLEARSNR from the coding sequence ATGTCGCACCCGGTGGGCGCCTCGCTGGCGCTGGCCGCGGTGCTGCACCTGCTATGGGTGCTGTTGATCGCCAACAGCGGTGGCGACCTCGCCGCGCAGGACGCGTGGGCGACGTTCGCGACCGAGCACCCGGGTTACGCGTACAACTTCGCCTGGTTCGGCGGCATGCACCCGGTCTCGTACAGCGTCATCTCGCCCTATCTGATGGCGGGGATCGGCGTGCGGACCACGATGGTGATCGCCGGCACGCTGTCCGCCGGGCTCATCGCGCTGCTGCTGGTGCGCAGCCGTGCCGTGCGGCGGCCGATGCTGCCCGCGCTGTACGGCGCGGTGGCGCTGACCTTCAACGCGGCCTCGGGGCGGGTGACGTTCGGGCTTGGCCTGATGTTCGGTCTCGCCGCGGTCGCGGTGGTCTTCGCCTGGCCGCGACGGTGGCGCTCGGCGCGCTGGACGCACCGGCTGGCGCGGGGCGGGACGGCGGCGCTGATGTCCGCGCTCGCGACCATGGCCAGCCCGGTGGCCGGGCTGTACGTGGGCATCGTGGCCGCCGCGCTGTGGCTGACCAAGCGCCGGATGGCCGCCTACGCGCTCGGCGTGACGCCGTCGGTGGTGGTGGCCCTTTCGGCCTGGCTGTTCCCGTTCTCGGGGACGATGCCGATGAACTTCTCCTCGACCTTCGTGCCGTTCCTGAGCGCCGCCGCGGCGTACTTCTTCGCGCCCAAGCAGTGGCGCACGGTGCGGGTGGCCGCGCTGTTGTACGGCCTCGCGGTGGTGCTGGTGTGGGCGATCCCCTCGCAGATCGGGTCCAACATCACCCGGTTCGGCATGATCTTCGGCGGTGTGGTGCTGCTCGCGATGGTGCCGCCGTTCGCGATGCCACGGCTGAGCCTGTCGCGGGCGCTGAGCCGCAAGTGGGCGGCGCTGACGGTGGCCATCGCGGTGGTCACCATCGGGCAGGCTTCCCAGTCGACCGCCGACGTCATCAAGACCACGCCGTCACAGTCCTGGTCACGCGAGTTGCGGCCGCTGCTCGACCAGTTGGACCGGGCGGGCGCGGAGCGCGGCCGGGTCGAGGTGATCCCCGCCCGCAGCCACGTCGAGTCCTCCACCATCGCCCCGCACTACAACCTGGCCCGCGGCTGGAACCGGCAGGCGGACAAGGGACGTAACCCGATCTTCTACGAGGAGGGGCGGCTCACCCCGGACAGCTACCGAGCCTGGCTAGGGCGGTGGGCGGTGCACTTCGTCGTGCTGCCCACCAAGGACCGGCTCGACGGGGCGGGCGAGGAGGAGGCCGAACTCGTGGCGGCGGGCCAGCCGTACCTGGACGAGGTGTGGTCCGACGCGAACTGGAAGCTGTACCGGGTCAAGGACCCCACGCCGCTGGCCGAGGGCGCGGCCACCGTGAAGCGGGCGGCGGCCGAGGAGCTGACCATCGAGGTGGCCAAGCCGGGCCCGGTCCTGCTGCGTGTCCCGTACTCGCCCTGGCTCGGCCTGATAGACGGCGAGGGCGAGAACGTGGAGCCGCCGCGCGCCGGCGCGGACGGCGCGCCGCCGGTGAACGTCCAGGGCTGCCTGACCAAGGAGGTCCAGGAGACGCCGGAGGGCGAGCCGGAGGACGAGTGGACGGTGCTGCACGCGCCCTCGCCCGGCACGTACCACATCGGCGGGCGCTACAAGTTCCCGCGCGGGACGGCCTGCCCGGACGGGCTGCTGGAGGCCCGGTCGAACCGGTAG